A genomic region of Thermoanaerobaculia bacterium contains the following coding sequences:
- a CDS encoding YfiR family protein, whose translation MRTFRTVQGTPGCRIFHALSLILLYLGVMVASPAFLPAESDPSQGSEYDVKAVFLYNFTRYLQWPEDSNIDQFDITVLGESPILASLEEIAGKKTVDTLPIDVHTCRNVRDIGHPRILFISRSASRWFPDVLRETSGTDILVVGEKEGLAKQGAAINFILKGGHIKFEINEDALEEAQIQVSSQLLKLAIRVSPRHPENGS comes from the coding sequence TTGAGAACGTTCCGAACGGTTCAGGGGACTCCGGGCTGCCGTATTTTCCATGCCCTGTCTCTGATCCTTCTTTACCTGGGAGTCATGGTTGCCAGTCCTGCATTCCTTCCGGCAGAGTCCGACCCGAGCCAGGGAAGCGAATATGATGTCAAGGCTGTCTTTCTCTATAATTTCACCCGCTACCTTCAGTGGCCGGAAGACTCAAACATAGATCAGTTTGATATTACCGTCCTGGGTGAAAGCCCGATCCTTGCCTCCCTGGAGGAAATTGCCGGGAAAAAAACCGTGGATACTCTGCCCATCGATGTACACACCTGCAGGAACGTCAGGGATATCGGACATCCCCGCATTCTCTTTATCTCCCGATCCGCTTCCCGGTGGTTTCCCGATGTCCTTCGAGAGACCTCGGGTACGGACATCCTGGTCGTCGGAGAGAAAGAGGGACTGGCAAAGCAGGGTGCCGCCATCAACTTTATTCTCAAAGGCGGCCATATCAAATTCGAAATCAACGAAGATGCCCTGGAGGAAGCCCAAATCCAGGTCAGCTCTCAGCTGTTGAAGCTGGCCATTCGAGTTTCCCCGCGTCACCCGGAAAACGGATCATGA
- a CDS encoding response regulator, which translates to MKTVLIIEDNDNNLYMMRFIVTRLGHRVMEARDGASGVEAAKREKPDLILMDIQLPVMDGYAATREIRSFEELHDVPIIAVTSYAMVGDREKALEAGCTGYIEKPIQPESFIEELKRYV; encoded by the coding sequence ATGAAGACCGTACTCATCATCGAGGACAATGACAATAATCTCTACATGATGCGATTTATCGTCACCAGGCTCGGCCACCGGGTCATGGAAGCCCGGGACGGCGCATCCGGAGTGGAAGCGGCAAAGAGGGAGAAGCCTGACCTGATCCTGATGGACATTCAGCTGCCCGTCATGGATGGGTACGCCGCAACCAGGGAAATTCGTTCTTTTGAGGAATTACATGATGTCCCCATTATCGCCGTAACATCCTATGCCATGGTCGGGGATCGGGAAAAGGCCCTGGAAGCCGGATGCACCGGCTACATCGAGAAACCGATTCAACCTGAATCCTTCATCGAGGAGTTGAAACGCTATGTCTGA
- a CDS encoding class II fumarate hydratase, producing the protein MTSFRIERDTMGEVKVPEERYWGAQTGRAMENFPIGTGTFPSSLIHALGMIKVAAARANGDLGILQESSVSLIAAAASEVAEGKLDDHFPVPVWQSGSGTQLNMNANEVIANRACELAGRPLGSKDFIHPNDDVNRSQSSNDVIPTAIHLAVSLQIRDRLIPALVSLEDELEARSVEYANDITIGRTHLMDAVPLSLGQEISGWSALLQDARQRLTRELPELHALTLGGTAVGTGLNAPGEFADLAVRYLRELTDLELNLVSNRFAAQGSHDALVAASASLRGVSVALRKIAWDISLLGSGPRCGLGELFLPANEPGSSIMPGKVNPSQSEAMIMVCTQVMGYDTAVAIAGASGTLQINTFKPLIALNLLTSIDLLSDAAASFRERCVKGLRPNRPRLKSYLQASLMLVTALVPVIGYDRAAEIAKRAHEEGLTLREAAIASGEISEEEFDRRVRPETMI; encoded by the coding sequence ATGACATCCTTTCGCATCGAAAGGGACACCATGGGAGAGGTCAAAGTTCCAGAGGAACGGTACTGGGGCGCTCAGACCGGGAGAGCGATGGAGAACTTTCCCATCGGAACCGGCACATTTCCTTCGTCTTTGATTCACGCCCTCGGCATGATCAAAGTAGCAGCCGCCCGGGCCAACGGTGACCTTGGGATTCTTCAGGAATCCAGCGTATCCCTCATCGCAGCCGCAGCGTCGGAAGTGGCGGAAGGGAAACTGGACGACCATTTTCCCGTACCGGTATGGCAATCGGGAAGCGGAACCCAGTTAAACATGAATGCAAATGAAGTGATTGCAAACCGGGCATGCGAACTGGCCGGACGTCCTCTCGGCTCAAAGGACTTCATTCATCCCAATGATGATGTCAACCGTTCCCAGTCCAGTAACGACGTGATCCCGACCGCCATTCATCTTGCGGTAAGCCTTCAGATCCGGGACCGTCTGATCCCCGCCCTGGTCTCCCTGGAGGATGAGCTCGAAGCCCGGTCCGTCGAATATGCCAATGACATTACCATTGGACGGACGCACCTTATGGACGCTGTCCCCTTAAGCCTTGGACAGGAGATCTCCGGCTGGAGCGCCCTGCTACAGGATGCCCGCCAACGTCTCACGCGGGAACTACCGGAATTGCATGCGCTTACGCTGGGTGGGACGGCGGTAGGAACTGGATTGAACGCACCCGGAGAATTCGCAGACCTGGCTGTGAGGTACCTGCGTGAACTGACCGATCTCGAATTAAACCTGGTGTCGAACCGCTTTGCCGCCCAGGGTTCTCATGATGCGCTTGTCGCTGCATCGGCCTCCCTAAGAGGAGTTTCCGTCGCCTTGCGAAAAATTGCCTGGGACATCAGTCTTCTCGGTTCCGGTCCGCGGTGTGGCCTCGGTGAACTATTTCTCCCCGCCAATGAACCGGGCAGTTCCATCATGCCCGGGAAAGTAAACCCCTCACAGTCAGAAGCCATGATCATGGTCTGTACGCAGGTCATGGGATACGATACCGCTGTGGCCATAGCTGGAGCATCGGGGACTCTTCAGATCAACACGTTTAAGCCGCTTATTGCCCTCAATCTCCTTACCTCCATCGATCTCCTATCCGATGCCGCGGCCAGCTTTCGGGAGCGTTGCGTCAAGGGATTGCGCCCGAACCGGCCCCGTCTGAAATCCTATTTACAAGCATCTCTGATGCTGGTTACCGCCCTGGTGCCGGTCATCGGATACGACAGGGCCGCGGAAATCGCGAAACGGGCCCATGAAGAAGGGCTGACTCTCCGGGAAGCCGCTATCGCTTCGGGTGAGATATCAGAGGAAGAATTCGACCGACGGGTCCGACCGGAGACCATGATCTGA
- a CDS encoding ABC transporter ATP-binding protein, with protein sequence MTHAIEILELTRTFGTLRAVDGLSMTVERGTFFGFLGPNGAGKSTTIHMLTGLLKVTSGSATLLGYDIVKDPVEVKRRIGVVPEELALFDRLTGREYLTFVGRMYGMDSKQIQSRGEELLDLMELAGDQSKLIVDYSHGMKKKLALSAALIHEPELLFLDEPFEGIDAIASRMIKQILGILIGRGVTIFLTSHILEIVERLCTDVAIIHRGKLVAQGSMETLRQGVELEGDPSVKGTRTLEEIFLTIIGTGDRPERTLSWLE encoded by the coding sequence ATGACCCATGCGATTGAGATCCTGGAGCTAACCCGCACCTTTGGTACCCTTCGTGCCGTGGACGGTCTTTCCATGACGGTAGAACGGGGAACCTTTTTTGGCTTTCTCGGACCGAATGGTGCCGGAAAATCCACGACCATCCATATGCTGACGGGGTTGCTGAAGGTGACCTCCGGCTCCGCCACCCTGCTGGGATACGACATCGTGAAAGATCCCGTGGAAGTGAAGCGGCGGATCGGGGTGGTTCCGGAAGAACTGGCCCTCTTCGATCGACTGACCGGGAGGGAGTACCTGACCTTTGTGGGCAGGATGTACGGCATGGATTCAAAACAGATTCAATCCCGCGGCGAGGAGCTGCTGGATCTGATGGAGCTGGCCGGGGACCAGTCAAAGCTCATCGTGGACTATAGCCATGGAATGAAGAAAAAGCTGGCGCTTTCAGCTGCCCTGATTCATGAGCCCGAGCTCCTCTTCCTGGATGAACCCTTTGAAGGAATCGATGCCATCGCATCCCGGATGATCAAACAGATCCTCGGAATCCTCATCGGACGGGGCGTGACCATCTTCCTGACCTCCCATATCCTGGAGATCGTGGAGCGTCTCTGTACCGACGTGGCCATTATTCACAGGGGAAAACTGGTGGCCCAGGGATCGATGGAGACCCTTCGTCAGGGTGTAGAGCTGGAAGGCGATCCCTCCGTCAAAGGGACCCGGACCCTGGAAGAGATTTTCCTTACGATCATCGGGACCGGAGACCGGCCCGAACGAACCCTCTCATGGCTGGAGTAA
- a CDS encoding TonB-dependent receptor, producing MHLVLIPCLLILGTSITLTAQSSGTMDQLLELDLTDLMKLEVVTALKEPETLNRVPATVRVITAEDIRSNGYFNLEDVLADLPGFQFRNIVGFNSYSFLRGIPSQNNKILVLVDGIQINELNSGGFYGGAQYNLANVERIEVVYGPASALYGTNAISGIINIITFGPRNAPPARVSATVGNFDTQAADVRISQYDAGQDVGFTLSGMIRTTEKADLKGKEGDDNWTGDMENFEDDLSFDGKFRYKDFIAGFVLQDKDASRATVQQTMGTGLSDHDVDWHIRFLNLWAAYSAEFQKNLRLQSKAYYRNATVLNDTVPITELAEEDFPGRQYRYYRPGNLLGNETQISWTPRTGYRLTLGMVLEREHLADQFSITTSDSAEEEPPVPPDPDMMTNTLVSVFAQGRIALSDSAELFLGLRHDDSSYYGTVDTPRVGLVINRKKLTTKILMMDAFRAPRPWDYTDGMGNSDLQPEKMRSYEISNAWSFSDHVRLEGSLYHNNLDNLLVREIVNEGSRWINAGEVNTNGFEISLDYRKGPWKGYLNATYTDSEDEMDEQVPEIAPWGANLGFHYAFSASLSAGIRGNYLGTRDNPRIIPATGDMTIEDAWVFHGFMTMKLRGGFDLQLVINNLFDTEYYHPSNLPPTRFRQPQRTFRITGGFFF from the coding sequence ATGCATCTCGTGTTGATCCCCTGCCTTCTCATTCTTGGAACGTCCATCACCCTGACAGCGCAATCATCGGGAACCATGGATCAGCTGTTGGAGTTGGACCTCACTGACCTGATGAAGCTGGAAGTCGTCACCGCTCTCAAAGAGCCCGAAACGTTAAACCGGGTTCCCGCCACGGTCCGCGTGATCACGGCGGAGGATATTCGAAGCAATGGCTATTTCAACCTTGAAGATGTTCTGGCCGATCTGCCCGGGTTCCAGTTTCGAAACATCGTCGGATTTAACAGCTATAGCTTCCTGAGGGGAATTCCAAGCCAGAACAACAAGATTCTCGTCCTTGTCGACGGTATCCAGATCAACGAACTCAATTCCGGAGGCTTCTACGGGGGTGCTCAGTACAATCTCGCGAATGTGGAACGCATCGAAGTCGTCTATGGTCCGGCCTCCGCTCTCTATGGGACCAATGCCATCTCCGGGATCATCAATATCATTACCTTCGGCCCACGTAACGCACCCCCTGCCCGCGTTTCGGCGACGGTCGGAAATTTTGACACACAAGCCGCGGACGTTCGAATCAGCCAGTACGATGCAGGACAGGATGTCGGATTCACTTTATCGGGCATGATCAGGACGACGGAGAAAGCAGACCTGAAAGGTAAAGAGGGAGATGACAACTGGACCGGAGACATGGAAAACTTCGAAGATGACCTCTCCTTTGATGGCAAGTTCCGATACAAAGATTTCATAGCAGGTTTTGTCCTTCAGGATAAGGATGCATCCCGGGCTACGGTGCAACAGACCATGGGCACAGGCCTGAGCGATCATGACGTCGACTGGCATATTCGGTTCCTGAATCTCTGGGCGGCATATTCCGCCGAATTTCAAAAGAATCTGAGATTACAATCGAAAGCGTATTACCGGAATGCCACGGTCCTGAATGATACGGTTCCCATTACGGAGCTGGCAGAGGAAGATTTCCCGGGTCGTCAGTACCGTTATTACCGCCCCGGCAATCTTCTGGGAAATGAAACCCAGATCTCCTGGACGCCCAGAACAGGCTATCGACTGACCCTGGGCATGGTTCTGGAACGGGAACATCTCGCCGATCAATTTTCCATTACCACAAGCGATTCTGCGGAAGAGGAGCCTCCCGTCCCACCCGATCCGGACATGATGACCAACACCCTGGTCAGCGTCTTTGCCCAGGGAAGAATCGCCCTTTCGGATTCTGCGGAACTATTCCTTGGACTGAGACACGATGACAGCAGCTATTATGGAACCGTTGACACACCCCGTGTCGGGCTGGTCATCAACCGGAAAAAATTAACCACAAAGATTCTGATGATGGATGCGTTTCGAGCTCCCAGACCCTGGGATTACACCGACGGCATGGGAAATTCAGATCTCCAGCCGGAGAAGATGCGTTCATACGAAATTTCGAATGCGTGGTCCTTTTCCGACCATGTTCGGCTGGAGGGATCCCTTTACCACAACAACCTTGACAACCTCCTTGTCCGGGAAATCGTAAACGAGGGCTCCCGCTGGATCAACGCGGGTGAAGTTAATACGAACGGTTTTGAGATCTCCCTCGATTACCGGAAAGGGCCCTGGAAAGGTTATCTCAACGCGACCTACACCGATTCCGAGGATGAAATGGATGAGCAGGTTCCCGAGATTGCACCCTGGGGAGCGAATTTAGGTTTTCACTACGCATTTTCCGCCTCACTCTCTGCAGGGATCCGAGGCAACTACCTGGGAACCCGGGATAATCCCAGGATCATTCCTGCTACGGGAGATATGACCATTGAGGATGCGTGGGTCTTCCATGGCTTCATGACAATGAAGCTACGGGGAGGATTTGATCTCCAGCTTGTCATCAATAACCTTTTTGATACGGAGTACTACCATCCTTCCAACCTGCCACCCACCCGTTTTCGACAGCCCCAGAGAACGTTTCGGATCACGGGAGGATTTTTCTTTTGA
- a CDS encoding ATP-binding protein: MRFKDLSIRSKLVLLQLLVVFVVLVLYSVFHIFLDVQVHREAISSRLSSMADIIGYNCISALDFLDAEDASRTLRSLEAEANITHAWILDGTENIFASYRRKGQKEDRPVIPADGHEEMKGKYLYLSRGILQQGDMMGSVVLRYDMTPYRNLILYKGLAATAALTGGLVVAFFLALLTQRALTGPMDHLVDTIEKVSRTRDLSIRAAEGRRDEIGVLYTGFNTMLSEIQTREVERDSAIAALRESEDKYRTLVEGAKDGIVIIQYGRFVYANPALVEMSGYPIERLIGSEFIKHIAPEEVPRLQVFYKKRMSGVEADARYETIFLDQDGQYIHAEVNAALITYQGEPADLVIIRNINERKKAEAEIRKLNETLELRVKERTRELAEANEKLIELDRMKSMFLASMSHELRTPLNSILGFTGLLLMGMSGELNKEQTKQLSMVQTSAEHLLNLINDILDISKIESGKVDLTIETFALSDLVEDVLKSVRPIAEPKGLELISDIPEDLTVESDRRRIKQILVNLIGNAIKFSEKGSITVNAGRDKNNVLLSISDQGIGIRKEDLDKLFIPFQQIDMSSTKAYEGTGLGLYLCRKILTLLHGEISAQSEYGSGSTFSFSIPLTWEEL, encoded by the coding sequence ATGAGGTTCAAAGATCTTTCCATCCGAAGCAAGCTCGTTCTCCTGCAGCTTCTTGTTGTCTTTGTCGTCCTGGTCCTCTATAGCGTCTTTCATATTTTCCTGGACGTTCAGGTTCACCGGGAAGCTATCAGTTCCAGGCTTTCTTCCATGGCAGATATTATTGGATACAACTGTATCTCCGCACTGGATTTCCTGGATGCGGAAGATGCGTCTCGTACGCTACGTTCACTGGAGGCGGAAGCGAACATCACCCACGCGTGGATTCTGGATGGTACAGAAAACATCTTTGCATCCTATCGCAGGAAGGGACAAAAAGAGGATCGGCCTGTAATTCCAGCGGACGGACACGAAGAAATGAAAGGAAAGTATTTATACCTTTCCAGAGGGATTCTGCAACAGGGCGATATGATGGGGTCGGTCGTCCTTCGGTATGACATGACCCCCTATCGAAATCTGATTCTGTATAAGGGTCTGGCGGCGACAGCAGCCCTCACAGGCGGACTTGTCGTGGCGTTCTTCCTGGCTCTTCTTACCCAGAGGGCTCTGACCGGTCCCATGGATCATCTGGTCGATACGATTGAGAAGGTGTCCCGGACCCGGGACCTTTCCATCCGTGCCGCGGAAGGCCGACGGGATGAAATCGGGGTGCTGTACACGGGATTCAACACCATGCTTTCCGAAATCCAGACCCGGGAGGTCGAACGGGATTCCGCCATCGCCGCGTTACGGGAGAGTGAAGACAAGTACCGCACACTGGTCGAAGGCGCGAAAGACGGGATCGTGATCATCCAATACGGAAGGTTTGTCTACGCCAATCCGGCCCTGGTCGAGATGTCCGGGTATCCGATTGAAAGGCTCATCGGCTCCGAGTTCATCAAACATATCGCACCCGAAGAAGTTCCACGGCTCCAGGTTTTTTACAAAAAGAGGATGAGCGGCGTGGAAGCCGACGCCCGGTACGAAACCATCTTCCTGGATCAGGATGGGCAGTATATTCATGCGGAGGTGAACGCGGCTCTCATCACCTATCAGGGGGAGCCTGCGGATCTCGTCATCATCAGGAACATCAACGAGAGAAAGAAGGCCGAAGCGGAAATCAGAAAATTGAATGAAACCCTCGAGCTCCGGGTTAAGGAGCGCACGCGGGAACTGGCGGAAGCCAATGAAAAGCTCATAGAACTCGATCGAATGAAGAGCATGTTTCTGGCCAGCATGAGCCATGAGCTTCGCACGCCGCTGAATTCCATCCTGGGATTCACGGGCCTTCTCCTGATGGGGATGTCAGGCGAATTAAACAAAGAACAGACCAAACAGCTCTCCATGGTACAGACCAGTGCCGAACACCTTCTGAACCTGATCAACGATATTCTGGACATTTCCAAGATCGAATCCGGAAAGGTGGATCTGACGATTGAAACATTCGCCTTATCCGACCTGGTAGAGGATGTTCTGAAATCGGTGAGACCAATTGCAGAGCCCAAAGGCCTTGAGCTTATTTCCGACATCCCCGAGGACCTTACGGTAGAGAGCGACCGTAGGAGAATAAAACAGATTCTCGTCAACCTGATCGGGAATGCCATCAAATTCAGCGAAAAGGGTTCGATCACCGTGAATGCGGGCCGGGACAAAAACAACGTTCTCCTATCCATTTCGGATCAGGGTATTGGGATCCGGAAGGAAGACCTGGACAAATTGTTCATTCCCTTTCAGCAGATTGACATGTCCTCCACAAAGGCGTACGAGGGGACGGGACTAGGATTATACCTGTGTAGAAAGATTCTAACCCTTCTTCATGGTGAAATCTCGGCACAAAGCGAGTACGGCTCGGGCAGCACCTTCTCCTTTTCCATTCCCCTGACCTGGGAGGAGCTATAG
- a CDS encoding EAL domain-containing protein: MSDHTSLSNMNVLVVDDHEDNRYLLKSLLEGLGHKVLVAMNGREALELLRKEPADLVISDILMPVMDGYQLCREIRGDESLKNIPFIFYTATYVDQKDEDFALKLGADRFFRKPMNPKVFMEQVQTLMDEVAANQKTDRRVPDANEKEILKLYNERLVHKLEKKMLDLEREMKEREKMQEALRVSEEKYRTLVDQASDAIYILNSDATILDVNPAACTILQYTREELIGMDFLTLIPPEDLERQPLLLPKILKGNPVLFERMLFRKDGGIVPLEISAIGLKNGRIQSIARDISERKRAEEALRESEERYALAAKGANDGLWDWNLVSEEIYFSPRWKSMLGYSEDEIQNLPDEWFDRVHPDDIENLRAQLAAHMDGSIPHFEVEHRIKHKDGAFRWVLARGLAVINGQGKPNRMTGSQTDITDRKRAEEQLLYDAFHDRITRLPNRALFADRLGQVFDRARRTGSYSFAVLHLDLDRFQMINESMGHDTGDLALKSTADRIQTCIRPGDTLARFGGDEFILLLDMVSDITDVNRIVETIRMTLDKPVTLQDQEIVTTASIGIVLGNESYDRPEEYLRDAHLAMHKAKARGRANVEVFDSELYARAMDRLQLELALRRAVERGEIQVYYQPVIDLKTGKLISLEALARWNHPERGILAPAEFLHVAEEAGFLVVIDRLVLVSACEQLRKWLDKYPRFDTLSISVNFCSRQFSEADLVPFLKGILAQHNLQPQHLSIEITESTLMENLEQTRSVLSEIQKLGVKLFIDDFGTGYSSLSYLHEFPIDLLKIDRSFIGQISDSGTPVPIVQTIISLAHTMGLQVVAEGVEHECQCSTLRSLQCNCAQGYFFSRPISAEDTGRILQSGKTWM; the protein is encoded by the coding sequence ATGTCTGATCATACTTCCCTGTCGAACATGAATGTTCTTGTCGTTGATGACCACGAGGACAACCGCTACCTTCTCAAAAGCCTTCTTGAAGGACTGGGACACAAGGTCCTCGTCGCGATGAACGGGCGTGAGGCCCTGGAACTGCTGAGAAAGGAACCGGCTGACCTTGTCATCTCCGACATCCTGATGCCCGTCATGGACGGATATCAGCTCTGCCGCGAGATTCGTGGAGATGAATCCCTGAAAAATATCCCCTTTATCTTCTACACGGCCACATACGTGGATCAGAAGGATGAGGATTTTGCCCTGAAACTGGGTGCCGATCGGTTCTTCAGAAAGCCCATGAATCCCAAAGTATTCATGGAGCAGGTCCAGACTTTGATGGATGAAGTGGCTGCCAACCAGAAAACCGACCGCAGAGTTCCGGACGCGAATGAAAAAGAAATCCTGAAACTCTATAACGAACGCCTCGTTCACAAACTTGAAAAGAAGATGCTGGATCTGGAACGGGAAATGAAGGAACGGGAAAAGATGCAGGAGGCATTACGGGTCAGTGAAGAAAAGTATCGAACCCTGGTGGATCAAGCCTCCGATGCCATCTATATCCTGAATTCTGACGCGACGATTCTGGATGTCAACCCTGCGGCATGCACCATTCTCCAATATACCAGGGAGGAGTTAATCGGAATGGATTTTCTCACACTGATTCCTCCCGAAGATCTGGAGCGGCAGCCCCTGCTTCTGCCGAAGATCCTGAAGGGAAATCCAGTTCTCTTTGAACGAATGCTCTTCCGCAAAGACGGAGGGATCGTGCCCCTGGAAATCAGTGCGATAGGCCTGAAGAATGGACGAATCCAGAGCATCGCCAGAGATATTTCGGAACGAAAGCGTGCGGAGGAGGCCCTGCGGGAGAGCGAGGAACGATACGCGCTGGCCGCCAAGGGCGCCAATGACGGTTTGTGGGATTGGAACCTGGTTTCCGAAGAGATCTACTTTTCCCCTCGCTGGAAGTCCATGCTCGGGTACAGCGAGGATGAAATTCAGAACCTTCCCGACGAGTGGTTCGATCGTGTCCATCCCGACGACATTGAGAATTTGAGAGCCCAGCTCGCAGCCCATATGGACGGATCGATCCCCCATTTCGAGGTGGAGCATCGAATCAAGCATAAGGACGGAGCCTTTCGTTGGGTCCTGGCCCGTGGGCTGGCAGTCATCAACGGTCAGGGCAAACCCAACCGGATGACCGGATCCCAGACGGACATCACCGACCGGAAAAGAGCGGAAGAGCAGCTTCTCTACGATGCCTTCCACGACAGAATTACCCGATTACCCAATCGGGCGCTCTTTGCCGATCGACTGGGACAGGTATTTGATCGGGCCAGAAGAACGGGATCTTACAGCTTTGCCGTCCTGCATCTCGATTTGGATCGCTTTCAAATGATCAATGAAAGCATGGGGCATGACACCGGGGATCTTGCCTTGAAATCGACAGCGGATCGAATCCAGACCTGTATTCGCCCGGGGGATACCCTGGCCCGTTTTGGAGGGGATGAATTTATTCTGCTCCTTGACATGGTCAGTGATATCACGGACGTGAACCGTATAGTGGAAACGATCCGCATGACTCTGGACAAACCGGTGACCCTTCAGGACCAGGAAATCGTTACCACTGCAAGTATCGGCATTGTCCTGGGCAACGAGTCCTATGACAGGCCCGAAGAATATTTGCGGGACGCACATCTCGCCATGCATAAGGCCAAAGCTCGTGGCAGGGCAAATGTAGAGGTGTTTGACTCCGAACTGTATGCAAGGGCCATGGATCGTTTACAGCTGGAACTGGCTCTTCGACGTGCGGTGGAACGGGGGGAGATTCAGGTCTATTACCAGCCGGTCATCGATCTGAAAACAGGAAAATTGATCAGCCTGGAGGCTCTGGCCCGCTGGAACCATCCCGAGAGGGGTATCCTCGCGCCCGCAGAATTTCTCCATGTCGCGGAAGAGGCCGGCTTTCTGGTCGTCATAGATCGTCTCGTCCTCGTTTCCGCATGTGAACAGTTACGGAAATGGCTTGACAAATATCCACGATTCGACACATTGAGCATCAGCGTGAATTTTTGCAGCCGCCAGTTTTCCGAGGCCGACCTGGTTCCCTTTCTCAAAGGCATTCTGGCCCAGCATAACCTGCAGCCTCAGCATTTAAGCATCGAAATTACCGAGAGCACCCTGATGGAGAACCTGGAACAGACCCGATCGGTCCTGTCCGAGATTCAAAAACTGGGCGTAAAATTGTTCATAGATGATTTCGGAACGGGCTATTCTTCACTGAGCTACCTGCATGAGTTTCCTATTGACCTGCTGAAAATTGATCGGTCGTTTATCGGGCAGATTTCCGATTCCGGAACTCCCGTTCCCATTGTTCAGACCATCATCTCTCTGGCTCATACCATGGGCCTGCAGGTGGTGGCTGAGGGGGTGGAACACGAGTGTCAGTGCTCGACTCTTCGATCGTTACAGTGCAACTGCGCGCAGGGGTATTTTTTTTCCAGACCCATCAGCGCAGAAGATACCGGCAGAATATTGCAGTCGGGAAAGACCTGGATGTAA